The Stygiolobus azoricus genome window below encodes:
- a CDS encoding cobalt-factor II C(20)-methyltransferase, with protein sequence MTKELFVIGLGPGDPELVTIKASKILSLSKVVFVPYSTTTNRSLALSVISPYISQTAKVVPLGFPMGKEVDEGSLRKIGEDICNNVEDGVNSFVTLGDPSLYSTYYRVSKFINCIDRIDLIPGVSSIAACANKGKLPIALGNEGIAIIPADRLDLISQANGKFDTIIVLKANVNLRDITALLESQYKLIYARRCYLEGEKIIPWDPSISDKDYFSMIIGVKKRENG encoded by the coding sequence TTGACTAAAGAGTTATTTGTTATAGGTCTGGGTCCAGGGGACCCCGAGTTAGTAACGATAAAGGCAAGTAAGATTCTCTCCTTATCTAAAGTAGTTTTTGTCCCTTACTCAACTACCACTAACAGAAGTCTGGCATTAAGCGTCATTTCTCCTTATATCTCCCAAACGGCGAAAGTGGTTCCTCTTGGTTTCCCTATGGGTAAAGAAGTAGATGAGGGCTCTTTACGAAAGATAGGGGAGGATATCTGTAATAACGTTGAGGACGGGGTTAACTCGTTTGTAACTTTAGGTGATCCATCTCTCTACAGTACTTACTACAGAGTTTCCAAATTTATTAACTGTATAGATAGAATCGACCTAATTCCCGGGGTCTCGTCGATAGCAGCTTGTGCAAATAAGGGTAAGTTACCTATAGCATTAGGGAACGAAGGTATTGCAATTATTCCAGCGGATAGGCTAGACCTTATATCACAAGCTAACGGCAAGTTCGATACTATAATAGTATTAAAGGCTAATGTTAATCTTCGGGACATAACGGCATTACTAGAGTCCCAATATAAGCTTATTTATGCTCGTAGGTGTTATTTAGAAGGAGAGAAAATAATTCCTTGGGATCCCTCGATTTCAGATAAGGATTATTTTTCTATGATAATAGGGGTGAAAAAACGTGAAAATGGGTAA
- a CDS encoding DUF1059 domain-containing protein, producing MMKYNFRCEDIGMSCGYEIRGASTEEELLEELKIHAKMSHNLNSIPPDVLEKIKRNIKKGGKYSFSCADVGMKCGFEIINADSEEELLNELAIHAKLSHNMTTIPQDTLNAIKSKIKVM from the coding sequence ATTATGAAATACAATTTCAGATGTGAAGACATAGGGATGAGTTGCGGATACGAAATAAGAGGAGCCTCTACAGAGGAAGAGTTACTAGAAGAACTGAAAATCCACGCAAAAATGTCACATAATCTGAACTCTATACCTCCGGATGTATTAGAAAAGATAAAGAGAAATATAAAGAAGGGTGGAAAGTATAGTTTTAGTTGTGCCGATGTAGGAATGAAATGCGGTTTTGAGATAATTAACGCGGATAGTGAAGAAGAACTACTGAACGAACTAGCAATTCACGCCAAACTCAGCCATAACATGACAACTATTCCACAAGATACTCTAAATGCGATAAAGTCCAAAATAAAAGTCATGTAA
- the cobM gene encoding precorrin-4 C(11)-methyltransferase — MGKVVFIGAGPGDPELLTVKAKNRLEEADVVLYAGSLVNPEVLKWARKDAEIVNTASLTLEEITDIMIKRAKEGKLVARLKSGDFSIYGALIEEIWALEDAGVPYELVPGITAAIGAASVLGIELTLPKISQTVIITRASGAVPMEGSIKDYAPHLMKGASMAIYTGVQLIDKVVRELKEGGVPDDMPVVVVYKATWPDQKIIRGTVGDIAQKVKAEKITKDSMILVGKIADPSRYKDQIRSSVYDPSHAHSFRPKKKEH; from the coding sequence ATGGGTAAAGTAGTGTTTATAGGAGCGGGACCTGGAGACCCGGAGTTACTAACTGTAAAAGCTAAGAACAGGTTGGAAGAAGCAGACGTAGTTTTATACGCCGGTTCCCTAGTCAATCCAGAAGTGTTAAAGTGGGCAAGGAAAGATGCGGAAATAGTTAACACTGCTTCACTAACACTAGAGGAAATAACTGATATAATGATAAAGAGGGCTAAGGAAGGTAAGCTCGTAGCAAGGCTGAAGTCAGGTGACTTCTCCATATATGGGGCTTTGATCGAAGAGATATGGGCGTTAGAAGATGCTGGAGTCCCTTATGAACTAGTACCTGGGATAACTGCAGCAATTGGGGCAGCAAGTGTTTTGGGAATTGAACTGACCTTACCAAAAATATCTCAGACTGTTATTATAACTAGAGCTTCTGGAGCAGTTCCCATGGAAGGTTCTATAAAGGACTATGCCCCTCACTTGATGAAAGGGGCTTCTATGGCTATATATACTGGAGTCCAACTTATAGACAAAGTTGTTAGAGAACTGAAAGAGGGAGGAGTACCAGACGATATGCCCGTTGTTGTAGTTTATAAGGCTACATGGCCAGACCAGAAAATTATACGCGGAACTGTAGGGGACATAGCTCAGAAGGTTAAGGCCGAGAAGATAACAAAAGATAGTATGATATTAGTAGGAAAGATAGCAGACCCCTCTCGTTATAAAGATCAAATCAGGTCGAGCGTATATGACCCTTCTCACGCTCACTCTTTCAGACCTAAGAAAAAGGAACATTAG
- the cbiT gene encoding precorrin-6Y C5,15-methyltransferase (decarboxylating) subunit CbiT codes for MRVPGIPDEEFIREEKIPMTKEEIRVLALSKARLFTGARFLDVGSGTGSVTVEAGLIVGDEGRVYAIEKDDLAYNLTLKNLQKFNVKNVVVIKGEAPDAISEINEQLDSVFIGGGSERIREIINAIDPKLKKGGRIVADAILLETAVNATNALLELGYKTEIIEIIVAKGMKTSKGYAMISRNPVFIIYGEKA; via the coding sequence GTGAGAGTACCCGGTATTCCGGACGAGGAGTTCATAAGGGAAGAGAAGATACCAATGACGAAAGAAGAGATCAGAGTTTTAGCCCTATCAAAGGCGAGGCTCTTTACCGGAGCTAGATTCTTAGACGTAGGAAGCGGTACTGGTAGTGTGACAGTTGAGGCTGGGTTGATAGTAGGGGATGAAGGTAGAGTTTACGCCATAGAAAAGGACGATTTAGCTTATAACCTTACTCTGAAAAACCTCCAAAAGTTTAACGTAAAGAACGTGGTAGTTATAAAAGGAGAAGCTCCGGACGCTATAAGTGAAATTAACGAGCAACTGGACTCCGTGTTTATCGGTGGGGGTTCGGAGAGGATAAGGGAAATAATAAACGCTATAGACCCAAAACTGAAGAAAGGAGGTAGAATAGTTGCCGACGCTATACTATTAGAGACTGCGGTTAATGCGACTAATGCGTTATTAGAGCTAGGGTACAAAACCGAGATTATAGAGATCATTGTGGCGAAAGGTATGAAGACAAGTAAAGGGTATGCAATGATATCTAGGAATCCCGTTTTCATTATTTATGGTGAGAAGGCTTGA